A DNA window from Hydra vulgaris chromosome 13, alternate assembly HydraT2T_AEP contains the following coding sequences:
- the LOC136089669 gene encoding ATP-dependent DNA helicase PIF1-like — MHPDIKKTWLETDVFIIDEISMINAQTFDLLHLIACEMKQCYDELFGGKQVIACDDFFQLPPVKGEFDFKSKIWQQYMTEVLVLTECFRQKEDLQIFGALNEIRFGQVSDQTIDYFITRCFEKDENLNTKYTRLFFRNMEVDIYNNNKMKGIKYEGDWFYATDVIKNPNIQCSFRIPAAVYLKIGAIVMLVRNINVEEGLCNDTIGTVILIENNTVWVNINKKEVKIECVKEEILDCSHAVVGSRLGLPLKLAFSFTVHKAQGSTMNKAVVEFNSKAFNNSLYYASLSRVCNINDIFIIIINKLELRKIFESITVDSDVLEFYKKYM, encoded by the coding sequence ATGCATCCtgacattaaaaaaacgtgGTTGGAAACTGATGTTTTCATTATTGATGAAATTTCAATGATTAACGCTCAAACATttgatttattacatttaatagcTTGTGAAATGAAACAATGTTATGATGAATTATTTGGTGGTAAACAGGTTATTGCTTGTGATGATTTTTTCCAATTACCACCTGTCAAAGGagaatttgattttaaatctaaaatatggCAACAATACATGACGGAAGTTTTGGTTTTAACTGAATGCTTTAGACAAAAAGAAGATCTGCAAATTTTTGGAGCTTTAAATGAAATACGTTTTGGACAAGTTTCAGACCAAActattgattattttataacgcgttgttttgaaaaagatgaaaatttgAACACTAAATATAcgagattattttttagaaatatggAAGtcgatatttataataataataaaatgaaggGTATAAAATACGAAGGTGATTGGTTTTATGCTACAGATGTAATTAAAAATCCAAACATTCAATGTTCGTTTCGGATTCCAGCAGCTGTTTATCTTAAAATAGGTGCGATTGTTATGCTTGTGAGAAATATCAATGTGGAGGAAGGTTTGTGCAATGATACTATTGGTACAGtcattttaatagaaaataatactGTTTgggttaatataaataaaaaagaagtcaaAATTGAATGTGTCAAAGAAGAGATTTTAGATTGCTCTCATGCTGTCGTAGGCTCAAGATTGGGTTTACCTTTAAAATTAGCTTTTTCTTTTACTGTTCATAAAGCTCAAGGAAGTACAATGAATAAAGCAGTTGTTGAATTTAATTCAAAGGCTTTTAATAATAGTCTTTATTATGCTTCTTTATCACGAGTTTgtaatattaatgatatttttataattattattaataaattagaattacgaaaaatatttgaaagtatCACTGTCGATTCTGATGTTttggaattttataaaaaatacatgtaa